Proteins co-encoded in one Brassica rapa cultivar Chiifu-401-42 chromosome A02, CAAS_Brap_v3.01, whole genome shotgun sequence genomic window:
- the LOC103851508 gene encoding uncharacterized protein LOC103851508: MQSTTLSGNYGFPLCISRIAQQLSISKEMADHDRRRKGMKKRRRSEESMSHGEEEMVGVERFDELWIQQMRESEDARDLIALFQDLVSWSVSSHTAKAA, translated from the exons ATGCAGTCAACAACTCTTAGTGGCAACTATGGCTTTCCTCTCTGCATCTCCAGGATCGCTCAACAGTTGTCTATCTCCAAAGA AATGGCAGATCATGACAGGAGAAGGAAGGgaatgaagaagagaaggagaTCAGAAGAGTCCATGAGCCATGGCGAAGAAGAAATGGTGGGTGTGGAAAGATTTGATGAGCTATGGATTCAACAGATGAGAGAGAGTGAGGATGCCAGAGATCTAATTGCTTTGTTCCAAGATCTAGTATCGTGGAGCGTTTCTTCTCACACAGCCAAAGCTGCTTAG
- the LOC103851507 gene encoding elongation factor 1-alpha 1: MGKEKFHINIVVIGHVDSGKSTTTGHLIYKLGGIDKRVIERFEKEAAEMNKRSFKYAWVLDKLKAERERGITIDIALWKFETTKYYCTVIDAPGHRDFIKNMITGTSQADCAVLIIDSTTGGFEAGISKDGQTREHALLAFTLGVKQMICCCNKMDATTPKYSKARYDEIIKEVSSYLKKVGYNPDKIPFVPISGFEGDNMIERSTNLDWYKGPTLLEALDQINEPKRPSDKPLRLPLQDVYKIGGIGTVPVGRVETGMLKPGMVVTFAPSGLTTEVKSVEMHHESLVEALPGDNVGFNVKNVAVKDLKRGYVASNSKDDPAKGAANFTSQVIIMNHPGQIGNGYAPVLDCHTSHIAVKFSEILTKIDRRSGKEIEKEPKFLKNGDAGMVKMTPTKPMVVETFSEYPPLGRFAVRDMRQTVAVGVIKSVDKKDPTGAKVTKAAVKKGAK, from the exons ATGGGTAAAGAGAAGTTTCACATCAACATTGTTGTCATTGGCCATGTCGACTCTGGCAAATCGACTACAACTGGTCACTTGATCTACAAGCTTGGTGGTATTGACAAGCGTGTCATCGAGAGGTTCGAGAAGGAGGCTGCTGAGATGAACAAGAGGTCCTTCAAGTACGCGTGGGTGTTGGACAAACTTAAGGCTGAGCGTGAGCGTGGTATCACCATTGATATTGCTCTTTGGAAGTTCGAGACCACCAAGTACTACTGCACTGTCATTGATGCCCCTGGACATCGTGATTTCATCAAGAACATGATTACTGGTACTTCCCAGGCTGATTGTGCTGTTCTCATCATTGACTCTACCACTGGTGGTTTTGAGGCTGGTATCTCTAAGGATGGTCAGACCCGTGAGCATGCTCTTCTTGCTTTCACCCTTGGTGTCAAGCAAATGATTTGCTGCTGTAACAAG ATGGATGCCACTACCCCCAAGTATTCCAAGGCTAGGTACGATGAGATCATCAAGGAGGTGTCTTCCTACTTGAAGAAGGTCGGGTACAACCCTGACAAAATCCCATTCGTCCCCATCTCCGGATTCGAGGGTGACAACATGATTGAGAGGTCCACCAACCTTGACTGGTACAAGGGACCAACTCTCCTTGAGGCTCTTGACCAGATCAACGAGCCAAAGAGGCCTTCAGACAAGCCCCTGCGACTACCACTTCAGGATGTCTACAAGATCGGTGGTATTGGAACGGTGCCAGTGGGTCGTGTGGAGACTGGTATGCTCAAGCCCGGTATGGTTGTGACATTCGCTCCTTCAGGGTTGACCACTGAGGTCAAGTCCGTTGAGATGCACCACGAGTCTCTTGTGGAAGCGCTTCCAGGTGACAATGTCGGATTCAATGTCAAGAATGTTGCTGTCAAGGATCTTAAGCGTGGGTATGTTGCATCCAACTCCAAGGATGACCCTGCCAAGGGAGCTGCTAACTTCACTTCCCAAGTCATCATCATGAACCACCCTGGTCAGATCGGTAACGGTTACGCCCCTGTCCTTGATTGCCACACCTCCCACATTGCAGTCAAGTTCTCTGAGATACTCACCAAGATTGACAGACGATCTGGTAAAGAGATCGAGAAGGAGCCCAAGTTTTTGAAGAATGGAGATGCTGGTATGGTGAAGATGACTCCGACCAAGCCCATGGTTGTCGAGACGTTCTCAGAGTACCCACCATTGGGACGTTTCGCTGTTAGGGACATGAGGCAGACTGTTGCTGTTGGTGTCATCAAGAGCGTTGACAAGAAGGACCCAACCGGTGCCAAGGTCACCAAGGCTGCAGTCAAGAAGGGTGCTAAATGA